From the Manis javanica isolate MJ-LG chromosome 13, MJ_LKY, whole genome shotgun sequence genome, one window contains:
- the DYNLT1 gene encoding dynein light chain Tctex-type 1 — protein sequence MEDFQAAEETAFVVDEVSNIVKEAIESAIGGNAYQHSKVNQWTTNVVEQTLSQLTKLGKPFKYIVTCVIMQKNGAGLHTASSCFWDSSTDGSCTVRWENKTMYCIVSTFGLSI from the exons ATGGAAGACTTTCAGGCTGCAGAGGAG ACTGCTTTTGTTGTTGATGAAGTGAGCAACATTGTGAAAGAG GCGATAGAAAGTGCAATTGGGGGCAACGCCTACCAACATAGCAAAGTGAATCAGTGGACCACAAATGTAGTGGAACAAACTTTAAGCCAACTCACGAAACTGGGAAAACCATTTAAATACATTG TGACCTGTGTAATCATGCAGAAGAATGGCGCGGGCTTACACACAGCCAGTTCTTGCTTCTGGGACAGCTCGACTGACG GGAGCTGCACCGTGCGGTGGGAGAACAAGACCATGTACTGCATTGTCAGCACCTTCGGACTGTCCATCTGA